AATTCTTGAATAAAGATTAGAACAATGAAGTTTCAGTAAATTTCTTGGACAGATAGTTAGAAACCTGAATCAAAATCAGTCCAACAACAGACTTAAAAAGACCAACCGCTGTACTGTAACTGTACGCTCCTTGGGTAACCCCTACTTGATAAACATATGTGTCAAACACTTCTGCTACCGACCTGTTAATAGGATTTTTCATCAAAAATATCTGTTCAAAGCCAGTATCAAGAAGATGTCCCAATCGCAAAATGAAAAGTATGATTACCGTACTCATAATTGAGGGTATTGTGATATGCCACGTCTGCTGCCACCTCGTTGCCCCATCCACAATAGCAGCCTCATATAATGTTGGGTCAACATTTGATAGTGCTGCCAAGAAGATTATTGTTCCCCATCCTGCTTCTTTCCATATGCTCTGAATTATTATAAGAGGTCTGAACCATCTTGGATCTGTCAAAAATTCAATTTTTTTACCTGTTAAGCTATACAGAATATTATTTATAACCCCTGCCTCACTTGAGAGAAGCACGTATGTAATACTTGCTATGACCACCATTGAAACAAAGTGAGGAACATAAACACACGTCTGGACAATTCTCTTATAAACCTGATTTCGCACCTCGTTGATCAGTAGCGCTAAAATAATTGGCACAGGGAAATAGAAAAGTATATTGTAAAATGAAATTAACAGTGTATTTCTAAACAGCATCGGAAAATCAGGGTCGGTGAAAAGTGTTTTAAAATGCTCAAAACCTACCCACGGACTTTTCCAGAACCCTAAAAACGGATTAAAATCTTGAAAGGCAACTACTATACCAAACATTGGAATGTACCTAAAAATGATGAAGTACAAAATACCCGGTAGAGCTAAGATATACAGCCATTTGTCTTTTTTCAGTCTTTTCCATATAGAAGTGGTAGCTGTCATTAAATCATTCTCTCCCTTCTTTTTTGGTCCCTTGATAATATTGTTTTTCATCAGATTTCCATTATTTTTGTCGGTATTAATATTGAGATTTGAATTTTGTTTTTGGTTTAATTTTATTTTAATACTTTGTTTTTGTTGTGTCAATACCTATTTTTTTATTTTATTTTTGAACAGCTACAAAGATTTTTTTACTTTGAAAGTGAGCTAAATATTGCTACAAGGAAAGACTTACAAAACCAAAGGCAGTCACCTCTCTTCCAAAAAGAATGATTTGCCCAAAAAATTGAGCTTTAAAATATTCATTCTAAAGAAACAATAGCAACTGGAGGCAACAATCCTGATTGGACCATTTCCAGGTCAAATTTTAGAGAAATAGAAAGATAAAAGTTCTTCTCTGCCTCTTTTCTTAATTTTTCCAATTTTTCTTGTGTTCCAAGTAGAGCTGCTGCAGGGGTGTTTTGAACTTCAATCACAAGTTCATTCTCACCAATTTTCAATGCCTCTGTTATATCCCACATAAAAGGCGAAAAAGCTCTTACACCAAGATATCTTTTATTTAACCAAACCTTTGCAGAGTACTTTACATTGGGGCAGTTGAGGAAAAGATGTTTATTTTTAATAAAGTCATCATGAGAAAACGAAAATATTTTTCTATAAACTACACTGCCAGAATAGTCACCAAAGCCCAAGCTTTGCCAATCTTTTAAATCTGAAAACAAAACAAAATCTTTATCAAAATGAATTTCCCAGTTATCGTTTAATTCCAAGACTGTTCTCGGTAAGCTTCCAAGCAGTGTTGTTTTTTGAATTCCATCTACATACTCATCACTTGCTATTAAAACCAAAGTCTGATATGGATGTATATAGAGTTCTAATTGTATGTTTTTTTTATTACTTTTGATATTTGAAACCATTAAAAATTTATTCTGTATATGATCCCATATATATACATTTTTCTTAGAAAATTTTAATATTATCTTACCCAAAAATGAAGTACCTGAAACATTGAAGAGAAAAATCAGATTATTGCCTTCTATTCTTTTATGAAGAACTCTAACATCTTTGCTGTCTACAACAGTGACATCTTTTTCAACCATTTTTGAAAGCTGCTCGATACTTTCAACAACCACACCTATTTCTCTATCTACAAAGTGGAAAAACGATGTAAAGGTTTTGTTATAAACAAACAAAGGAGAGTTCTCGAAGAAAATAATCTTCCCTCCTTTGCTTGAGAAAAGCTTTAAAAATCTGAACAGATCTTGTGGCAAATACTTTATAGGCGGAAGAATAACAATGTCGTATTCTTTTCTATTGTTAGCGTATATTCTATGGTTTTTAATTTCCAGATATTCTAAAAGAGAATGGTCAAAAAAATCAAAATCAATCTGGTTCTCTAAAAGTGCATTGCCAATTTCCATTGCTTTTGAAGCAGACATATTTTCACCTGCCCACAGATCCGGTGTAGGAAAGTAAACCAGAACCTTTGTACAAGGGGTGCTTACATAGAGAAGATATGAAATGGTATTAATATACTTAATTACCTCTGGAAAGAAATAATTTTGCGGATGGTCATAAAGATACTTGAAGATTGAGGTCAAAAATAGATTTATGTCCATTGCAAACTGGTAATCAACTACCCATTTGATTTGCTCAACAGATATACCTTGTCCATATACTGCAAAACTCTCTGAAAAGGTCTGAGCAATATTTTTAATATGAGAAACAGAAGAAGCGTATTTAGGGAATATTGCTTTTTTGTCATACCAGATTTGTCTCCAAATTACATCAATTGCTGGAATATGAACATACTTCATATGCGAAAAGAACTGTCCTTCAGATTTGGTAAGGTGTTCTATCATATCTTCATGATTTAGATGTACTACAAATTTGAGGCCATTTGCCTCACACCATTTGTAGATCTGCTTAAAGAAAGTATTTGTAAAAATATTGCTCCATACATCCCAGTAATCTGCTTTTACTCTTTTTATTTTTTCATCTAATTGCTCTTTAAAGAAATACGGTATGTACTTTTTAACGTCGTATCCTTGTTCATTGTAAAATATATCAAATATATTATCCGTATATGGTAGTCCAGAAATAGAATAATCAGGTTCGTCAGCGAAAAATCCAATTATTGTCTTTCCAAATTCATTTCCCATATAAGCTTTATATTTTTCATATACCTCACTTATGAATAGATTGACAGCTTCATAGTCAAGATAATCACAAAGTGAAAATGTAGTATCTTTTGCACCTGTTGGATGGTGAACGTATCTTGTTGGAGATGTCCTGTAAGCTGAAGATATTACTTTTATTTGCCAAGTCGAATGATAGGGCAAGTATAAAAATCCGCTACTAAATTCAAGCTTTTCAAAAGCAAAGTATTTATTCTGGTTCATGTCTTTGGCCAAAATCCCAATTGTACCAGAGTGAGGTTCAACTTCACATAAATTACCCTCAATAATAAACTCCTTCTCAACAATAATAGCCTTCATCCTTTTGTGAGGATACTTCTTATTAAAAGTTTCGCCAGCAAAGCCACTTGGATATGTCCCTTCATCGGCAATCCACACTTTAACTCCTCTTTTTTTAGCTTGGAGAACTGCAAATTTTACCATTTCAAACCAACCATGTGTCAAATATTTAGGCGAAACATTGTGTCCTACTGCAATTAATACTTGCTTAAAGCCAAGATTTGAAATATAATCAAGCTCAGCATTTATTCTGTTCTCGTTCATCTCATCAGAAAAAATCCACCAATGAATAATACTGGCAGTAGCTGGAGGGTTGTTGATTTCATCAAAAAGAGAATTCAATTTTATACTCTCATTCATTGTATGTTTCCCCTTTCACATTTATTAGATTGATTTTGGCTTTATTTAATAAAAATTTTATACAAAAACATTTCAAATATCAATAAATATTAAATAAAACCACACAAAAATAAAACCTCCTTCTATTTTATCACTATAGAAGGAGGTTTATTTATATTCTTTTTATAAAAGGATCTTATTCAACTATAAACGGAAGAAGTGCTAAGATTCTTGCGCGCTTGATAGCTCGTGTTAGCTGTCTTTGATGTCTTGCACAGTTGCCAGTTGTTCTTCTTGGCATTATTTTGCCTCTTTCTGTGAGGAATTTCTTGAGCCTGTTCACATCTTTGTAATCTATCTCATATATTCTCTCAACACAGAATGAACATACTCTCTTTTTCTTTTTCTGTCTTGAGCTAACTCTTTCCATTGTTTGAGTAGCTTGAGCTTGCTGCTGATTTTGATTGTTGTTCAAACCTTTTCCCTCCTTTTTTCTTAAATTTCCACTTTATCTAAAATGGCAGGTCATCTTCTATACCCTCATCAACATCATTATTTTTTGATGGAATTTTTACATCCTCTTCAAAAAAGTTTTCAAGTTCGCTTTCAATTGTCTCATCATCTAAGTCAGGCAAAATAATGTCTTCTTTTACCTCTGCTTCGCTGTCAACAGGTACATCCTTAGGTTTTGGTTCTGCAAAATAAATCTCTTCCGCCACAACCTCAGTGATGTAGTGACGTCTATTTGCCTCATCATCCCACGTACGAAGCTGAAGTCTTCCTATTACCACAACTTGCCTTCCTTTTTTGAGATAGTTTTTTGAAAACTCGGCAAGCCTGCTCCACGCAACAATCGGGATAAAATCGGCATCCTGGTCATTTTCGCGTTTAAAACGTCTGTTGACAGCAAGCGTGAAGTTTGCAACGGGGGTATTGTTGGCAGTAAGCCTAAACTCAGGGTCGCGCGTTAAGCGACCCATCAAAATAACCTTATTCAAAAAAGCCGCCCCCTCTTATTTTTCAAGCTTTACAATCAAGAACCTAATAACCCCATCTGTAATTCTGTAAACCCTCTCAAGCTCGCGTGGGAACTCAGGCTTGCTTGTAAATTGCATCAGCACATAATACCCTTCTGCGTGCTTGTCAATCTTGTAAGCAAGCCTTCTTTTTCCCCACTCTTCAACATTTAAAAGCTGTCCATTGCTTGAGATAAGATTTTTGAACTTTTCGATGAGGTTAGCTCTTGCCTCATCGTCAAGTGTGGGGCTTATTATAAATACTGTTTCATACTTTCTCTCAACCACAACTTTCACCTCCCTTTTAGACTTAAAGGCCCCCAAATCACCTTTTGGGAGCAAGGGAAGAAAGAATTTTTATCTTCCCACAACATGCAGTATTTTATCATAAAATGCGCTTTAAAGTAAATAACCTATTTTTACTTTGAAAAATATGCGTGAACCTCTTTTAGGATCTCTCTTATTGGAAGGTTCTGTGGACATTTTGTCTCGCAGACACCACACTCAACACAATTTTCTGCTCTCTCTTTTTCTTTTTTTGCATAATCATTTTTCATCTCCTGATACATGTTATACATGCTTGCCTGATTGTAAATGCTAAAATTCCAAGGAATATCAACACCCTGTGGACATGGCATACAGTATTTGCACTCTGTACAGTTGACTTTCCTCAGCTCATTATACTTTTGAGCAACCTTTTCAACAAGCTCAAGTTCCTCGTCAGTCAAATTTCCCACTTCATATTTACTTGCATATTCAATATTTTCTCTTAATATTTTCTCTTACCTG
The sequence above is drawn from the Caldicellulosiruptor bescii DSM 6725 genome and encodes:
- the rpsR gene encoding 30S ribosomal protein S18, with the protein product MERVSSRQKKKKRVCSFCVERIYEIDYKDVNRLKKFLTERGKIMPRRTTGNCARHQRQLTRAIKRARILALLPFIVE
- a CDS encoding single-stranded DNA-binding protein, producing MNKVILMGRLTRDPEFRLTANNTPVANFTLAVNRRFKRENDQDADFIPIVAWSRLAEFSKNYLKKGRQVVVIGRLQLRTWDDEANRRHYITEVVAEEIYFAEPKPKDVPVDSEAEVKEDIILPDLDDETIESELENFFEEDVKIPSKNNDVDEGIEDDLPF
- a CDS encoding ABC transporter permease, with the translated sequence MKNNIIKGPKKKGENDLMTATTSIWKRLKKDKWLYILALPGILYFIIFRYIPMFGIVVAFQDFNPFLGFWKSPWVGFEHFKTLFTDPDFPMLFRNTLLISFYNILFYFPVPIILALLINEVRNQVYKRIVQTCVYVPHFVSMVVIASITYVLLSSEAGVINNILYSLTGKKIEFLTDPRWFRPLIIIQSIWKEAGWGTIIFLAALSNVDPTLYEAAIVDGATRWQQTWHITIPSIMSTVIILFILRLGHLLDTGFEQIFLMKNPINRSVAEVFDTYVYQVGVTQGAYSYSTAVGLFKSVVGLILIQVSNYLSKKFTETSLF
- the rpsF gene encoding 30S ribosomal protein S6, encoding MVERKYETVFIISPTLDDEARANLIEKFKNLISSNGQLLNVEEWGKRRLAYKIDKHAEGYYVLMQFTSKPEFPRELERVYRITDGVIRFLIVKLEK
- a CDS encoding glycosylhydrolase-like jelly roll fold domain-containing protein; this encodes MNESIKLNSLFDEINNPPATASIIHWWIFSDEMNENRINAELDYISNLGFKQVLIAVGHNVSPKYLTHGWFEMVKFAVLQAKKRGVKVWIADEGTYPSGFAGETFNKKYPHKRMKAIIVEKEFIIEGNLCEVEPHSGTIGILAKDMNQNKYFAFEKLEFSSGFLYLPYHSTWQIKVISSAYRTSPTRYVHHPTGAKDTTFSLCDYLDYEAVNLFISEVYEKYKAYMGNEFGKTIIGFFADEPDYSISGLPYTDNIFDIFYNEQGYDVKKYIPYFFKEQLDEKIKRVKADYWDVWSNIFTNTFFKQIYKWCEANGLKFVVHLNHEDMIEHLTKSEGQFFSHMKYVHIPAIDVIWRQIWYDKKAIFPKYASSVSHIKNIAQTFSESFAVYGQGISVEQIKWVVDYQFAMDINLFLTSIFKYLYDHPQNYFFPEVIKYINTISYLLYVSTPCTKVLVYFPTPDLWAGENMSASKAMEIGNALLENQIDFDFFDHSLLEYLEIKNHRIYANNRKEYDIVILPPIKYLPQDLFRFLKLFSSKGGKIIFFENSPLFVYNKTFTSFFHFVDREIGVVVESIEQLSKMVEKDVTVVDSKDVRVLHKRIEGNNLIFLFNVSGTSFLGKIILKFSKKNVYIWDHIQNKFLMVSNIKSNKKNIQLELYIHPYQTLVLIASDEYVDGIQKTTLLGSLPRTVLELNDNWEIHFDKDFVLFSDLKDWQSLGFGDYSGSVVYRKIFSFSHDDFIKNKHLFLNCPNVKYSAKVWLNKRYLGVRAFSPFMWDITEALKIGENELVIEVQNTPAAALLGTQEKLEKLRKEAEKNFYLSISLKFDLEMVQSGLLPPVAIVSLE